In the Setaria italica strain Yugu1 chromosome VI, Setaria_italica_v2.0, whole genome shotgun sequence genome, one interval contains:
- the LOC101755463 gene encoding uncharacterized protein LOC101755463: MAPASGFGRVVGNARSFVGNALGGLRGWSNLASWTVAGGLAYYLWVKPARQLQKEQEERAALAAASDPYRYVEKRKPIPDPQDTGLIYGKKKEPTKSED; this comes from the exons atggcgccggcgagcgggttTGGCCGGGTGGTGGGGAACGCGCGGTCGTTTGTGGGCAACGCGCTGGGCGGGCTCCGCGGGTGGAGCAACCTCGCCTCCTGGACCGTCGCCGGGGGCCTCGCCTACTACCTCTGGGTCAAGCCCGCGCGGCAGCTCcagaaggagcaggag GAGCGAGCTGCTTTGGCTGCTGCCTCGGATCCTTATCGTTATGTTGAGAAGCGGAAACCCATTCCTGATCCACAG gatactggccttATTTATGGGAAGAAAAAGGAGCCTACAAAATCTGAAGATTAG